From the genome of Geoglobus ahangari, one region includes:
- the sfsA gene encoding DNA/RNA nuclease SfsA — MVEICNLVEGRLVRRLNRFVLEVEVNGRVERAHLRDSGRLTELMKPGNRVLMRPKKRERTSHEVFVIYDVHVPVVVNSSLHSDIAAEILGGEGYRIEGREVKVGSSRIDLLVSRDGAAKLVEVKGCTLVRDGVALFPDAPTERGVKHVREIAERGGMILFLVMRSDARIFMPNHETHPEFAKVLREAYESGVDVRAALLRPEVQGDCLTIGFERYLPVEFPDVS, encoded by the coding sequence ATGGTGGAAATCTGCAATCTGGTGGAGGGCAGGCTTGTCAGGAGGCTCAACAGGTTCGTTCTCGAGGTCGAGGTGAACGGGAGAGTCGAGAGAGCACACCTGAGGGACTCTGGAAGACTGACAGAGCTGATGAAGCCCGGAAACAGGGTGCTCATGAGGCCGAAGAAAAGAGAGAGGACGAGCCACGAGGTTTTCGTGATATACGACGTCCACGTTCCGGTAGTTGTTAACTCCTCCCTCCACTCGGACATTGCGGCCGAGATACTTGGAGGAGAGGGTTACAGGATCGAGGGCAGGGAGGTGAAGGTCGGCAGTAGCAGGATAGACCTTCTTGTCAGCAGAGATGGTGCTGCAAAGCTCGTCGAGGTCAAGGGATGCACGCTTGTTCGAGATGGCGTCGCCCTCTTTCCGGACGCTCCGACAGAGAGGGGAGTGAAGCACGTCAGGGAGATTGCTGAGAGAGGAGGAATGATACTCTTCCTCGTCATGAGGAGCGATGCGAGGATATTCATGCCAAATCACGAGACACACCCAGAATTTGCGAAAGTTCTGAGAGAGGCTTACGAGAGCGGTGTGGACGTGAGGGCTGCGCTGCTCCGCCCCGAGGTGCAGGGGGACTGCCTGACGATAGGATTCGAGCG
- a CDS encoding flavodoxin family protein produces the protein MAEVLFFSYTGNSKRIADAIAERFNLKVREIVPKLSLPYPAWLLLSFIPNLGVPVKEVEVRSDRVVLCFPKWTFNCPPVTSLIKSGTLRGRRVFLITTYGGWRGEQYLRGYAKMLERRGAKVEGMRLVKRSEVEDVLSDGGFFDDLEKFLGQRVK, from the coding sequence ATGGCGGAGGTTCTCTTTTTCTCGTACACCGGGAACTCCAAGCGAATTGCCGATGCTATTGCTGAGAGGTTTAACCTGAAAGTCCGGGAGATAGTCCCGAAACTCAGTCTGCCATATCCTGCGTGGCTCCTCCTCTCGTTCATACCCAACCTCGGCGTTCCGGTTAAGGAGGTCGAGGTGAGGTCGGACAGAGTTGTTCTCTGCTTCCCGAAGTGGACGTTCAACTGCCCGCCCGTTACATCCCTCATAAAGTCCGGCACGCTGAGGGGTAGGAGGGTGTTCCTGATCACCACCTACGGCGGGTGGAGGGGCGAGCAGTATCTGAGGGGCTATGCGAAGATGCTGGAGAGAAGAGGGGCAAAAGTGGAAGGAATGCGGCTGGTGAAAAGGTCTGAGGTCGAGGACGTTCTGTCCGACGGCGGTTTTTTCGATGACCTCGAGAAGTTTTTAGGGCAAAGGGTTAAGTAA
- a CDS encoding radical SAM protein: MFPATHCTHCQGSDESIPNPVHHPTYEVTPRCNLNCIYCYSNVALKKGKAPLPGYYGDTEDVRSITLSQYGEPLVAGIDEVERIARELKNMFPQARLDLQTNGIFLNEKAIERLEKYFELAMVSLDVSSREKYARITGFDGFDILMENLRALSRSSIRGVIRTIYMPGINDKDVFELADLANKLDMEMFLQPLSVYDRELMESHRLDMERTEDIVEFLDVTERLREIADVRIPGCFIVNVRRIEREFGREYLKLIRRNALAEVPEMKRERKFVL; encoded by the coding sequence ATGTTTCCAGCGACTCACTGCACCCACTGTCAGGGAAGCGACGAGAGCATACCCAACCCGGTACACCACCCGACCTACGAGGTCACGCCCAGATGCAACCTGAACTGCATCTACTGCTACTCCAACGTGGCCCTGAAGAAGGGAAAAGCTCCGCTGCCCGGGTACTATGGCGACACTGAGGACGTGAGGTCGATAACACTCTCCCAGTACGGAGAGCCGCTTGTTGCGGGAATAGACGAGGTGGAGAGGATAGCGAGAGAGCTGAAGAACATGTTCCCGCAGGCGAGGCTCGATCTGCAGACCAACGGAATCTTCCTGAACGAGAAGGCGATAGAGAGGCTCGAGAAGTACTTCGAGCTTGCGATGGTGAGCCTGGACGTCTCCTCAAGAGAGAAGTACGCGAGAATAACGGGCTTCGACGGGTTCGACATCCTGATGGAGAACCTCAGAGCGCTGAGCAGATCCTCGATCAGGGGCGTTATCAGGACGATTTACATGCCCGGAATCAACGATAAGGACGTTTTTGAGCTTGCGGATCTCGCTAACAAGCTGGACATGGAGATGTTCCTCCAGCCCCTTTCAGTCTACGACAGAGAGCTTATGGAGAGCCACAGGCTCGACATGGAGAGGACTGAGGACATTGTGGAGTTTCTCGATGTGACCGAGAGGCTCAGGGAGATTGCGGACGTCAGAATCCCGGGATGCTTCATAGTCAACGTGAGAAGGATTGAGAGGGAGTTCGGAAGAGAGTACCTGAAGCTCATAAGGAGGAACGCGCTGGCTGAAGTTCCGGAGATGAAGAGGGAAAGGAAGTTCGTCCTGTGA
- a CDS encoding ArsR/SmtB family transcription factor, which translates to MSDPKEGEVSVEHLKVLSNDTRIEILKNLSNRRYTVSELSKILDVKKQLINYHMKVLESSGLVKRVENGRKWVYYELTDLSRKILASWKIRIILSFLAAYTAFTVLLKEALKNDLEPKPLGGHDIFSIIFTAILLMLAVAVLMHFLALWWRREI; encoded by the coding sequence ATGAGTGACCCAAAAGAGGGCGAAGTTTCAGTGGAACATCTAAAGGTTCTGAGCAACGATACAAGAATTGAGATACTGAAGAATCTGTCAAACAGGAGATATACTGTTTCGGAGCTCTCCAAGATTTTGGACGTTAAAAAACAGCTTATCAATTACCACATGAAAGTACTGGAAAGCTCTGGACTGGTAAAAAGAGTTGAAAACGGGAGAAAGTGGGTATATTACGAACTAACCGATCTGAGCCGTAAAATTCTGGCTTCATGGAAGATCAGAATAATTCTTTCATTCCTTGCTGCATACACAGCATTCACTGTACTTCTGAAAGAGGCTCTGAAAAATGATCTCGAGCCCAAACCTCTCGGTGGCCATGACATCTTCTCGATCATTTTCACAGCAATTCTGCTGATGCTGGCTGTTGCAGTTTTGATGCACTTCCTTGCACTGTGGTGGCGCAGAGAGATTTAA
- the sdhC gene encoding succinate dehydrogenase, cytochrome b556 subunit, which yields MSESHTRRVLEPFGWIFQMITGLLLFAFVIFHLYITHLTSHDALEYAKVVERLSNPAIKAFYWLFLASASFHAFNGLRAILLDTDFGGRNERAVNAMTMLLFLIAVVYGGLLLITF from the coding sequence ATGAGTGAGTCCCACACGAGAAGGGTTCTGGAGCCGTTCGGCTGGATATTCCAGATGATCACAGGACTTTTGCTCTTTGCCTTCGTCATATTCCACCTGTACATCACCCACCTCACGTCCCACGACGCTTTGGAGTATGCTAAGGTCGTGGAGAGGCTGTCCAACCCGGCGATAAAGGCATTTTACTGGCTGTTCTTGGCCTCAGCATCATTCCACGCCTTCAACGGGCTGAGGGCTATACTGCTGGACACGGATTTTGGAGGGAGAAACGAGAGAGCAGTAAATGCGATGACGATGCTGCTGTTCCTGATTGCTGTGGTTTACGGTGGGTTGCTTTTGATTACCTTTTGA
- a CDS encoding succinate dehydrogenase, which produces MKGVSGWFTLKGKSVNSIAYSFHRLTGIVLLLYLIAHLSFLTSLRIGEETYTAFISITVRPETLPLDSLLFLATFYHAFNGLRVVLNEFGLLYEARKVLIYLMTLLALLFWLYSTYMMYVFLTG; this is translated from the coding sequence ATGAAGGGAGTTTCGGGATGGTTTACGCTGAAGGGAAAGTCCGTTAACAGCATAGCTTACTCATTCCATAGGCTCACGGGCATAGTGCTTTTGCTCTACCTCATAGCTCACCTCAGCTTCCTGACGAGCCTCAGGATTGGAGAAGAGACTTACACGGCATTCATATCCATAACCGTTAGACCTGAGACTTTACCCTTGGACTCTCTGCTGTTTCTGGCGACCTTCTATCATGCGTTCAACGGCCTGAGGGTTGTGCTGAACGAGTTCGGACTGCTGTATGAGGCGAGAAAGGTGCTGATATACCTGATGACCTTGCTTGCGCTGCTGTTCTGGCTGTACAGCACGTACATGATGTATGTGTTCCTCACGGGGTGA
- a CDS encoding succinate dehydrogenase/fumarate reductase iron-sulfur subunit produces MEREVLFRIRRFDGEKEYWQDFRFTARKGMTVLEGLYFIKENLDGSLAFRASCRMGICGSCAVKINGKPRLACETQIFDVGDVLEIEPLDNMPVLKDLIVDMDGFFRKHEAVKPYLIRKDDDYENPKELLQTPKELHAYYDFSLCIKCGACYSACPASATRSDYLGPAAITAAYRFCADSRDEGREDRLALVSGSEGVWRCHFNAECSEVCPKSIEPAKAIQKMRLMSAIHMIKSIFR; encoded by the coding sequence ATGGAGAGGGAGGTCCTCTTCAGGATAAGGAGGTTTGATGGAGAAAAAGAATACTGGCAGGATTTCCGCTTCACGGCCAGAAAGGGAATGACCGTGCTGGAGGGACTCTACTTCATAAAAGAGAACCTTGACGGTTCCTTGGCCTTCAGAGCCTCGTGCAGAATGGGGATATGCGGGAGCTGTGCGGTCAAGATCAACGGCAAACCGAGGCTTGCCTGCGAGACGCAGATATTCGATGTTGGCGATGTTCTTGAAATCGAGCCGCTCGATAACATGCCCGTCCTGAAGGATCTGATCGTAGACATGGACGGGTTCTTCAGGAAGCATGAAGCTGTGAAGCCCTACCTGATCAGGAAGGATGACGACTACGAGAATCCGAAGGAGCTTCTCCAGACTCCAAAGGAGTTGCACGCTTACTACGACTTCTCGCTCTGCATTAAATGCGGAGCGTGCTATTCAGCCTGTCCCGCAAGTGCGACGAGGAGCGACTACCTCGGGCCTGCTGCAATAACTGCAGCCTACAGATTCTGCGCTGACAGCAGGGATGAGGGCAGGGAGGACAGACTTGCTCTCGTCTCAGGCTCCGAGGGTGTGTGGAGGTGTCACTTCAACGCGGAGTGCAGCGAGGTCTGTCCGAAGAGCATAGAGCCGGCAAAGGCAATTCAGAAGATGAGGCTGATGAGCGCGATCCACATGATTAAGAGCATCTTCAGGTGA
- a CDS encoding succinate dehydrogenase/fumarate reductase flavoprotein subunit, with protein MEVIRHDIVIIGAGLAGLRAAIAAAEKSKEVSIALISKTYPIRCHSVCAEGGTAAVLREDEGDSFDLHAWDTIKGADFLADQDAVEFFVREIPKEILRLDNWGCPWSRREDGKIAQRAFGGQSFNRTVFAADRTGFHEVHTLYERSLMYPNIVRYDEYFVTNLFIEDNAVKGVSAIHLKTGDLVFFNAKAVILATGGAGRLYGFTTYSHQVTGDGLAIAYRAGVPLKDMEFVQFHPTGLIPSGILMTEACRGEGGYLRNRNGERFMEKYAPERMELAPRDVVARAMWTEIIEGRGFEGPYGPYIALDLTHLGEEKIEERLPLIRDAARKFAGIDPVEEPIPVKPVAHYTMGGVHTNMWTETPVKGLYAAGEVAAVSIHGANRLGSNSTAECLVFGRVAGEKAVEFVQGKSFSEITKEEMLAEEKRLFDEFLGRSGDENPYEIKKELNETMDKNFWIFRTGEEMKEGIKKIQELKRRYENIEIVDKKRGFNTDLMQAMEIGFMLDLAEAVAVGAYARMESRGAHYRLDYPKRDDENWLKHTLAYYTPEGPKLEYIPVTITKWQPVERKY; from the coding sequence ATGGAGGTAATCAGGCACGATATCGTCATAATCGGTGCAGGGCTCGCTGGCCTGAGGGCTGCGATAGCCGCGGCTGAGAAAAGCAAGGAGGTCAGCATAGCCCTGATCTCCAAAACCTACCCAATAAGGTGCCACTCCGTCTGCGCTGAGGGTGGTACTGCGGCTGTGCTCAGAGAGGATGAGGGGGACAGCTTCGACCTGCACGCATGGGACACGATAAAGGGGGCTGACTTTCTCGCAGATCAGGATGCCGTGGAGTTCTTCGTCAGGGAGATTCCGAAGGAGATTCTCAGGCTGGACAACTGGGGGTGCCCCTGGAGCAGGAGGGAGGATGGGAAGATAGCTCAGAGGGCATTTGGAGGGCAGAGCTTCAACAGAACCGTCTTTGCAGCAGACAGAACAGGCTTCCATGAAGTACATACCCTCTACGAGAGGAGCCTGATGTATCCAAACATCGTCCGCTACGACGAGTACTTCGTCACCAACCTGTTCATCGAGGACAACGCGGTCAAGGGAGTCTCGGCAATCCACCTCAAGACCGGAGACCTTGTGTTCTTCAACGCGAAGGCTGTTATTCTCGCAACCGGAGGGGCCGGGAGGCTGTACGGCTTCACAACCTACAGCCATCAGGTCACGGGAGACGGGCTGGCGATAGCCTACAGGGCTGGCGTGCCCCTGAAGGACATGGAGTTCGTCCAGTTCCACCCAACCGGCCTGATTCCGTCGGGAATTCTGATGACCGAGGCGTGCAGGGGTGAGGGAGGCTACCTGAGGAACAGGAACGGCGAGAGGTTCATGGAGAAATACGCGCCCGAGAGGATGGAGCTCGCCCCGAGAGATGTGGTTGCGAGGGCGATGTGGACCGAGATAATCGAAGGGAGAGGTTTCGAGGGGCCCTACGGCCCGTACATTGCTCTGGACTTAACCCACCTCGGAGAGGAGAAGATTGAGGAGAGACTTCCTTTAATAAGGGATGCTGCAAGGAAGTTTGCAGGAATTGACCCGGTCGAGGAGCCGATTCCGGTAAAGCCGGTGGCGCACTACACGATGGGTGGAGTTCACACAAACATGTGGACTGAAACACCTGTAAAGGGCCTTTACGCGGCAGGAGAGGTAGCTGCAGTGAGCATCCACGGAGCAAACAGGCTCGGAAGCAACTCTACAGCAGAATGCTTAGTTTTCGGCAGGGTTGCTGGAGAGAAGGCCGTGGAATTCGTGCAGGGGAAGAGTTTCTCGGAGATAACCAAGGAAGAGATGCTCGCAGAGGAGAAGAGGCTCTTCGACGAGTTCCTCGGCAGGAGTGGAGATGAGAACCCGTACGAGATTAAGAAAGAGCTGAACGAGACGATGGACAAGAACTTCTGGATATTCAGAACCGGAGAGGAGATGAAGGAAGGAATAAAGAAGATTCAGGAGCTGAAGAGAAGATATGAGAACATAGAGATCGTGGACAAGAAGAGGGGGTTCAACACGGACTTGATGCAGGCCATGGAGATTGGATTCATGTTAGATCTGGCCGAAGCTGTCGCTGTTGGCGCGTACGCGAGGATGGAGAGCAGAGGAGCGCATTACAGGCTCGACTATCCGAAGAGGGACGACGAGAACTGGCTGAAGCACACCCTCGCGTACTACACCCCAGAGGGACCAAAGCTGGAGTACATTCCGGTGACGATAACCAAGTGGCAGCCTGTTGAGAGGAAGTACTGA
- the sucD gene encoding succinate--CoA ligase subunit alpha has protein sequence MAIIIDENTKAIVQGITGSQGRFHAERMMAYGTKIVGGVTPGKGGSEVLGVPVFDTVKEAVEETDANASVIFVPAAFAGDAIMEAVDAGIEVIVAITEGIPVYDELKVYKKVKAEGRILIGPNCPGVMSVGKSHLGIMPPQIFSEGNVGIVSRSGTLTYQVAYNLTKLGIGQSTVVGIGGDRIIGTSFVEVLEMFEKDDQTDLVVLIGEIGGTDEEEAAKFIEKHMSKPVVGYIAGITAPPGKRMGHAGAIIEGGKGTAESKIKALNEVGVEVGRTPMEVAELVKKKLKG, from the coding sequence ATGGCGATAATTATTGACGAGAACACCAAGGCGATAGTTCAGGGCATTACCGGCTCACAGGGGAGATTTCACGCAGAGAGGATGATGGCCTACGGAACAAAGATTGTTGGCGGAGTTACTCCCGGCAAAGGGGGCAGCGAGGTTCTTGGAGTTCCTGTTTTCGACACTGTGAAGGAGGCTGTTGAGGAAACAGATGCCAACGCGAGCGTGATATTTGTTCCCGCAGCCTTTGCGGGAGACGCGATAATGGAGGCCGTTGATGCCGGAATAGAGGTGATAGTGGCCATAACTGAGGGAATTCCGGTTTACGACGAGCTGAAGGTCTACAAGAAGGTGAAAGCTGAAGGAAGAATCCTCATCGGCCCCAACTGCCCCGGAGTTATGAGCGTTGGGAAATCACACCTCGGCATAATGCCGCCCCAGATATTCAGCGAAGGCAATGTTGGAATTGTCTCGAGGAGCGGAACCCTGACGTATCAGGTGGCATACAACCTGACGAAGCTCGGAATAGGCCAGTCAACGGTAGTTGGCATCGGAGGGGACAGGATAATCGGCACAAGCTTTGTTGAAGTGCTGGAGATGTTCGAGAAGGACGATCAGACTGACTTGGTCGTGCTCATCGGAGAGATCGGAGGCACGGACGAGGAGGAGGCGGCGAAGTTCATTGAGAAGCACATGTCAAAGCCCGTCGTTGGGTACATAGCAGGCATCACAGCACCTCCGGGCAAGAGGATGGGGCATGCGGGAGCGATAATCGAGGGCGGAAAGGGCACTGCAGAGTCGAAGATCAAGGCGCTGAACGAGGTTGGAGTCGAGGTAGGCAGGACACCAATGGAGGTTGCCGAGCTGGTTAAAAAGAAGCTGAAGGGATGA
- the sucC gene encoding ADP-forming succinate--CoA ligase subunit beta: MRLHEYQAKQIFRQHGIPTARGELALTPEQVKEIAEKLGGKVVLKSQVLVGGRGKAGGIKLANSADEAYELAKQMFGMVIKGHKVEKLYVEEQLEIEREMYVGFTIDRASKGFALIVSSVGGMDIEEIAAKHPDRIARVTVDPIYGLWDYQIREVLYKSNMPKEYHREVTRIIKTLYSILVHNEAELTEINPLVVTKDGKIIAADARLNIDDNALYRHPELKELKDYTEVDQTERIAEEKGLNFVKLDGNIGVIANGAGMSMATMDLIYLEGGKPANFLDVGGGASSEVVKEAVSIILMDENVKVIFMNIFGGITRCDEVARGLITAFSEMEIPVPVVLRLAGTNEEEGRKLIEEFIREKGIESIFLVETMEEGAKKAVELAKGV; the protein is encoded by the coding sequence TTGAGGCTGCACGAGTATCAGGCTAAACAGATTTTCAGGCAGCACGGGATTCCGACGGCAAGAGGGGAGCTCGCGCTAACTCCAGAGCAGGTTAAAGAAATCGCAGAAAAGCTCGGAGGAAAGGTCGTGCTGAAGTCGCAGGTCCTCGTTGGTGGGAGAGGGAAGGCCGGTGGGATAAAGCTGGCCAACAGTGCTGACGAAGCCTACGAGCTTGCGAAGCAGATGTTCGGGATGGTCATTAAAGGGCATAAAGTGGAAAAGCTGTACGTCGAGGAGCAGCTTGAGATTGAGAGGGAGATGTACGTTGGCTTCACCATAGACAGGGCAAGCAAGGGCTTTGCCCTGATCGTGAGCAGCGTGGGCGGGATGGATATCGAGGAGATAGCCGCAAAGCACCCGGACAGGATCGCAAGAGTCACCGTCGACCCCATCTACGGGCTGTGGGACTACCAGATAAGGGAGGTGCTGTACAAGTCCAACATGCCCAAGGAGTACCACAGGGAGGTCACGAGAATAATCAAAACCCTCTACAGCATCCTCGTACACAATGAAGCGGAGCTGACAGAGATCAACCCACTTGTCGTCACGAAGGATGGCAAGATTATCGCCGCAGACGCAAGGCTGAACATAGACGACAACGCCCTCTACAGGCATCCAGAGCTTAAGGAGCTGAAGGACTACACCGAGGTCGATCAGACTGAGAGAATAGCTGAGGAGAAGGGGTTGAACTTCGTCAAGCTTGATGGCAACATAGGCGTGATAGCAAACGGCGCAGGGATGAGCATGGCAACGATGGATCTGATCTACCTGGAAGGCGGGAAGCCGGCCAACTTCCTCGACGTTGGCGGTGGAGCGAGCAGCGAGGTTGTGAAGGAGGCAGTGAGCATCATTCTGATGGATGAGAACGTGAAGGTCATCTTCATGAACATCTTTGGAGGGATAACGAGGTGCGATGAGGTTGCGAGAGGCCTGATCACGGCATTCTCGGAGATGGAGATTCCCGTGCCTGTGGTTCTCAGGCTTGCCGGCACAAACGAGGAAGAGGGCAGGAAGCTCATAGAGGAGTTCATCAGGGAGAAGGGCATCGAGAGCATCTTTCTGGTAGAGACGATGGAGGAAGGAGCCAAGAAGGCGGTTGAACTTGCAAAGGGGGTGTGA
- a CDS encoding acyl-CoA dehydrogenase family protein yields MLAENLLTDEQKAIKEAAREFAEKEFPNYSEECDREEKFPFELWKKAAELGFIGMSIPEEYGGQGMGILDTCLVVEEFWRVDGGLGMIMASTFGSEQILMFGNEEQKKKYLPPLAQGKAICAACYTEPYAGSDVAGIRTRADRDGDEYVINGTKMFITNGTIADYYIVLARTDPNPPKRHLGMSVFLVEKDTPGVEAKKLTNKLGIRASDTAEVVFKNVRVPKENLIGQEGQGFYQTMMFFNVTRIPVAFQAVGLATGAFELAFNYAKNRELFERKLIDFQVTQEKLAKMRTELEAARLLAYQAAYFQDKVGMPDPGLTAMAKYYTARVAQEIVHEALQIYGGYGFMGEQAISRMYRDARILEIYEGTREVELEVIARSLTGKVPSVLGNVRKHPFM; encoded by the coding sequence ATGCTGGCTGAAAATCTTCTAACTGACGAACAGAAGGCAATTAAGGAAGCTGCAAGAGAGTTCGCGGAAAAGGAGTTTCCCAATTATTCCGAGGAATGCGACAGGGAGGAGAAGTTCCCCTTCGAGCTGTGGAAGAAGGCCGCAGAGCTCGGCTTCATCGGAATGAGCATTCCCGAGGAGTACGGCGGACAGGGGATGGGCATCCTCGACACCTGCCTCGTCGTGGAGGAGTTCTGGAGGGTAGACGGCGGTCTGGGAATGATAATGGCCTCCACCTTCGGCTCAGAGCAGATCCTGATGTTCGGCAACGAGGAGCAGAAGAAGAAGTACCTCCCGCCCCTCGCTCAGGGCAAGGCGATTTGCGCTGCGTGCTATACAGAGCCCTACGCGGGGAGTGACGTCGCTGGAATAAGAACGAGGGCCGACAGGGATGGGGACGAGTATGTGATAAACGGAACCAAGATGTTCATAACCAACGGAACGATCGCGGACTACTACATAGTCCTCGCCAGAACCGATCCAAACCCGCCGAAGAGGCACCTCGGCATGAGCGTATTCCTTGTGGAGAAGGACACTCCGGGAGTTGAGGCCAAGAAGCTCACCAACAAGCTCGGAATCAGGGCGAGCGATACTGCTGAAGTTGTTTTCAAGAACGTGAGGGTGCCGAAGGAGAACCTCATCGGTCAGGAGGGTCAGGGATTCTACCAGACGATGATGTTCTTCAACGTCACCAGAATTCCCGTCGCGTTTCAGGCCGTGGGTCTTGCAACCGGAGCATTTGAGCTCGCGTTTAACTACGCGAAGAACAGGGAGCTTTTCGAGAGGAAGCTGATAGACTTTCAGGTCACGCAGGAGAAGCTTGCAAAGATGAGGACGGAGCTTGAGGCTGCGAGGCTGCTGGCGTATCAGGCCGCATACTTCCAGGACAAGGTAGGCATGCCCGACCCCGGGCTCACGGCAATGGCGAAGTACTACACCGCAAGGGTGGCTCAGGAGATCGTGCACGAGGCGCTGCAGATATACGGCGGATATGGCTTCATGGGCGAGCAGGCAATCTCAAGGATGTACAGGGACGCGAGGATCCTCGAGATCTACGAGGGTACGCGAGAGGTGGAGCTCGAGGTCATCGCAAGATCCCTCACCGGAAAGGTTCCGTCCGTGCTCGGAAACGTGAGAAAACACCCGTTCATGTAA
- a CDS encoding SCP2 sterol-binding domain-containing protein, whose amino-acid sequence MSEAKELIIKMCELQNSSEDIKKELAGWSGVVQYRLGDEEFYVVYREDGSCEFGEGVHDSPNFTVIASPEYWVSVLKGQEDPIMGFMMQKYRIEGNIMEAQRLAGILKKFAGKL is encoded by the coding sequence GTGAGCGAGGCGAAAGAGCTTATAATAAAGATGTGCGAGCTCCAGAACAGCTCGGAGGACATAAAGAAGGAGCTCGCTGGCTGGAGCGGAGTGGTTCAGTACAGGCTCGGTGACGAGGAGTTCTACGTCGTGTACAGGGAGGACGGGTCGTGTGAGTTCGGCGAGGGTGTGCACGACTCTCCAAACTTCACAGTCATAGCGTCTCCGGAATACTGGGTCTCCGTGCTCAAAGGGCAGGAGGACCCCATCATGGGGTTCATGATGCAGAAGTACAGGATCGAGGGCAACATAATGGAGGCGCAGAGGCTTGCCGGCATTCTGAAGAAGTTTGCAGGAAAACTCTAA
- a CDS encoding SLC13 family permease: protein MNRVGRNAPLVVFVFLLAVISIAFPEKVREYPGFVDWRAVSGLAGLLVITTGLRESDYLSEIAEKLAKSSGTERGIVLRLCLLSALLGATVTNDAAILVVVPITVSLSGVVDVRRAVTLEAISANAGSTLTPIGNPQNLLLWHQWGVSFTEFVASMLLPFLIQMLVLLALVTSVSGRSVVVRDGEFTVDRRLAASSFILLILFVASLELRMHHSLALVVLFYAIFFRRVLRPPTGLSYSCSR from the coding sequence GTGAACAGGGTTGGACGGAACGCCCCTCTCGTGGTGTTTGTGTTCCTGCTTGCGGTCATAAGCATCGCTTTCCCGGAGAAGGTCAGGGAGTACCCGGGATTTGTTGACTGGAGAGCAGTTTCCGGTCTTGCTGGACTTCTGGTCATTACGACCGGCCTCAGGGAGAGCGACTATCTGTCCGAGATAGCCGAGAAGCTTGCGAAGAGCTCGGGAACCGAGAGGGGCATAGTGCTGAGGCTGTGCCTTCTTTCAGCACTTCTGGGGGCGACGGTCACAAATGACGCAGCAATCCTCGTCGTTGTCCCGATCACCGTAAGTCTTAGCGGAGTGGTTGATGTCAGAAGGGCGGTTACGCTCGAAGCGATATCTGCCAACGCCGGCTCGACTCTCACACCAATCGGAAACCCTCAGAACCTCCTGCTCTGGCACCAGTGGGGCGTCTCATTTACGGAGTTCGTGGCATCTATGCTCCTGCCGTTTCTGATTCAGATGCTCGTTCTTCTGGCTCTCGTGACCTCTGTGAGCGGGAGGAGTGTTGTGGTCAGGGATGGGGAGTTCACGGTTGACAGACGGCTGGCGGCATCGTCTTTCATCCTCCTGATCCTTTTTGTGGCATCTCTTGAGCTGAGAATGCACCACTCGCTCGCTCTTGTTGTTCTGTTCTACGCCATCTTCTTCAGGCGCGTTCTCAGACCTCCGACTGGCCTCTCATACTCATGTTCGCGGTGA
- a CDS encoding transporter permease — protein MFIDFRAITSVFQLDVSVSGGEAFLASVLLSQIVNNVPAAILMSDVSGDYAAIAAGVDVGGSGLLIASFANLIAYRMVGDGRFLRVYHSYSIPFVLVSSLLIYHFVF, from the coding sequence ATGTTCATCGACTTCAGGGCCATAACGAGCGTGTTCCAGCTCGACGTGAGTGTTTCGGGTGGTGAAGCGTTTCTGGCCTCCGTGCTGCTGTCCCAGATCGTGAACAACGTTCCTGCAGCGATACTGATGTCTGACGTGAGTGGTGACTACGCCGCGATTGCGGCCGGAGTTGACGTTGGAGGGAGCGGTCTGCTCATAGCCTCTTTCGCGAACCTGATCGCATACCGGATGGTTGGTGACGGGAGGTTTCTCAGGGTTTACCACAGCTACTCCATTCCCTTTGTGCTGGTGTCAAGTTTGTTGATCTACCATTTCGTCTTTTAG